In the Gemmatimonadaceae bacterium genome, TGAGCCGCGCGCCACGCATGAGCGCGTGAGCGTAGTCGCCATCCGCCCATTTTTCTGCCTGCGCCGTAACCTGCTGGACGGTGAGCTTCTGAAGATCGGCCGGAAGCTTCTTGTGATACCACGCCGTCGCGGCGTACGAAGGCAGGAAGTTAATGAACCCCAGATCGTTGCCCGGGTCCATCGCCGACGCGCCGAAGTTGAGCACGGTCGAAATGAGAACGACGCCGTTGAGCGCGATGCCGCGGTCGGCCAGATAACCGCTGAGATGAGCGGCGCGCGTGGTTCCGTAGCTCTCGCCGGCGATGAACTTCGGAGAGCCCCACCGGTCATACCGAGTGAGGTAGAGCCGGACGAATTCACCAACTGCGCGAATGTCCTCGTCGAGCCCCCAGAACCTCGGCCCGAGCTCGGGACGCGCAGCGCGGCTAAAGCCCGTGCCGACGGGATCGAGGAAGACGAGATCCGTCTGATCGAGGAGCGTGGACTGGTTGTCCTCGTAGGCGTAGGGCGGCGGCGGATTTGTGCCGTCCGCATTGAGGTGCACCTTCTTTGGACCGAATGCGCCCATATGCAGCCACACCGTCGCCGAGCCGGGTCCTCCGTTGAAGACGAAGCTGATCGGTCGTGCATTGGAGTCGCCGACGCCATCCTTGTTATAGGCGACGAAGAACATCCCGCCTTCTACCGCTCCAGTCGTGTCATTGCGAATGGGAAGCATGCCGGTGGTCGCCGTGTAGCTCAGCGTCGCGCCGTGCAGGCGAATCGAGTGATGAGTGACGACCGGCGAGGCTTCGACCATCGCGAGAAAATCACGGGCGCTTGGTCGGAGCGAGTCGCGAACCGCACCGCGGAGGGTATCACGCGAGGTGCGGCCGCTCGTGTCCCGCTGGGGCGGACCCGGCTGGCGGGCTTGGGCGCCAGCGCTGGAAGCGCCCAACATGATCGCGAGGCCGAGACCGATAGAGCGGCGCGGAAGCAATGGACCGTGTCCCATGGCAAAAGTGAGTGGTAGGTTCGCCAGCAATACCGTTAGGCCGTGACTTCCGGCTTTGGGCTGTCGGCAACGAGGGCCCCGGCGCGCTCGCGATATGCCGTGAGCAACAAATTCGCGGCGGTGTACAGCACGACGATGACAACGAGCCAGCGCACTGCCGTGAGCGGCAGTGTCTTCACGATGAACGCAGCAATGAGTACAGCCGGAATTCCGCCGGCGAACAGTCCGATCGTCGCCCGTCGATCGAAGCAGCGGGCACGAACGAAGCGCGCGCTGGCAATCGGCATGAGGAACGCGCACGACCCCATCATGATCGGAAAGGCCGTCGTCGGATTCATGCCGCACAGGCTCACAAGGATCATGCACGGCGCGTACAAGCCCAGGCCGATCGTCATGAGAGCGCCAAGCACGAAATTGGCCGTGACCGCAATGGCGAGACGAGGCCCAACGAGTCCGAGGAGCGTTCCGCCGCCGGGCAAGCTGCCGAACTGCGACGCGGCGAGCAGCATCGCGAAGGCGAGAATCGGCAGCGTCACTCCCATGCCGATCTGGACGCGGCGACGGGGCCATCCCGCGACCACGCCCGCGCCTAACCACGCGCCGAGCACCGCGGCGACGATCATCAAGATGAGCGTTCGCGAATCAACCGGCACGATGCTCGTGTAGATGTACGCCTGCACGATCGTCGGCAGCGTGTGCCCCACGTTCAGCGTGCCCGGAATGTACTCGTCGCGGACGAGCTTCCAGTGGCGGAAAATGGTGGTCGTCGTGGCGAACGATCCAATGCCGAGCGTATCGAAGAAATTCGTGACGAAGCCCGTCGCCAACAGGGCCGCCATGCCCGCCTTGGCGTCCGCACTCTCGTCAGCCTTGCTTGTCCGCCGCAGACCGGTGAGCAGTATTGCGGCGTAGAAGACCGCGAACGCGCCGAGCGCGAGGAACAGTATGGCGCGAGCGTCGAGATGAGCGATCTGCATGAATGCCATCTCTTGCGTTGGAAGGATGGGGATTCTTTTGATACGTCCCGACCGGAGAGGTCGCTGCGACCACCTGGTCGGACGAGGCAGATCAATTCACCGCCGGAAGCGTCTTGCCGCAAGGGCCGGGGAGAGGCATCGTCAGAGCGACAGCCAGCGTCCACTCCAAACGAGCGTCGTATGAGAACCACTCCGCTTGTCGCGGCCATACTGGTGGGCTCCGTCGTTTCGACCGCCGCGGCGCAACAGCGAGCAGCTCTTCCAGCCGCTACGGACAGCGCCGTAGCGCGAAATCTTCGGAACGAGCAACGTGAGGATCCCAAGTTTGCCCCGGATCGTCACGAAGGCGAGGGACCGTTCCAGCGCCTCGTCATCCGCGGTGCGACGCTCATCGATGGGACTGGCGGCCCGCCGCGTGGACCCGTCGACATCGTCGTCGAAGGCAATCGCATCGTCGACATCGCCAATGTCGGCGTGCCCCGTGTGCCGATCGATTCCACGAAGCGTCCTCCCCATGCCGCGCGGGAGATCGACGCGACGGGAATGTACGTCATGCCCGGTATCGTCGATCTGCACGTCCATCAGGGGACGCCGCAGAAAGCGCCCGAGTCCGAGTACTATAACAAGCTGTGGCTGGCGCACGGCATAACGACCGTGCGTGGCGTGCCGTTCGCGAGCTTTGCCTACTCGATTCACGAGAAGGAGCGGAGCGCCAAGAACGAGATCGTCGCGCCTCGTTATGTGGTGTATCAGCGTCCCGGCACCGGCTGGGGACAGGGCCCGGTCACGACACCGGAGCAAGCCCGCGCCTGGGTGCGATGGATCAAGGCGCACGGCGCCGACGGTCTCAAGCTCGGCGCAGAGCGCCCGGATCTCATGGCGGCGCTGCTCGACGAGGCGCGGAAGCTCAGCATGGGCTCGACGGCGCACTTGCAGCAGACAGGTGTCGGGATGATGAACGCCGATCAGGCCACCGCGTTAGGCTTGCAGACGGTGACCCACTTCTACGGATTGTTCGAGTCGATGTACGACAGCAACTCGGTGCAGCCGTATCCCGTCGATCAGAATTACAACGACGAGCAGGACCGCTTCGGCCAGGTCGCGCGGCAGTGGAATCTCGTGACGCCGCACAGCGAGAAGTGGAAGCAGCTGCTCAAGAATCTGAAAGAACGCGACGTCACGCTCGATCCGACGTTCAGCATCTACAGCGCGGGACGCGACCTCGCGCGGAAGATGAATCTGCCGTGGCATCAGAAATACACGCTGCCGTCGCTCTACGCGTACTACCAGCCAAGCCGCACGAATCACGGCTCGTACTGGTACTACTGGACGACGTGGGACGAGGTCGCGTTCAAGAACTTCTATCGCGTGTGGATGGAGTTCGTGAACGAGTACAAGAACATGGGCGGCAAGGTGACGACGGGCTCGGACGCGGGCTTCATCTTCAGCACCCCAGGCTTCGCGACGATCGAGGAGATGGAGATTCTCCAGGAAGCGGGGTTCCATCCGCTCGAGGTGATTCGCAGCGCAACGATGTACGGCGCACTGACGCTCGCGCAGCGCACGGGGAAGGAGCCCGAGATCGGGGTCGTTAGGCCCGGCATGCTCGCCGATATGCTCGTCGTCAACGCGAATCCCCTCGAGAACCTGAAGGTGTTGTACGGGACGGGCTGGTTCCGGCTGAACGACAGTACCGGGAAGGTGGATCAAGTCGGCGGCGTGAAGTGGACGATCAAGGATGGGATCGTCTACGACGCGAAGGCGTTGCTTGCAGACGTCGCCAGAATGGTCGAGGATCAGCGCCGCTCGCCGACGCTTGCGGGGCAGAAAGCGCAATAACGGATGGCGCACCTTTGCCTCTCTACAGGTGCGCCAGCGGCATGCGCGCTCTTCGGGCTAGCGCGTTCGCACTTCAAACCTGCTGAGGACCGCCCCGTCTCGCCCCGCGGATAGCACCATCACGTAGCCCCCTCGCGCCACCACGTCCGCGGTCCACCTTCCGCTCCCCCGCACGTTAGCACCGGGCAGCGTTAGGCGCGCCCCGCGACGTGTCGTGGCGTCGACGAGCAGCAGCCGCGCGCCGAAGCGCTCCGCTGCCGACAGGGTCTCGGAGGACTCGATGTGCACCAGGTCGAGCGATGGCGGCAGCTCCGCAATTTGTTGGACTTTCGACGCGGCCGTCGCCCACCAGACGCGCGTCGCGCCTGTCGATCGGTCGTAACACAACGCGGCCTCGCGCTCGATTTCATTGCCGCACGTCGGCATCCCGTCGAGGTCGGCGAGAAAGCGTTCGCCCGCGGCGCTCGAGCTGTGCAGCTCCCAGCGGATCGAGCCCGTCATCGCGAGCAGGAGTGGTGTGATGGCGTCTCGCCCGGTGTGAAAGCGGCCCAGCGTCGTCCAGATCGCATTCCCGTTCGCGAAGGCCGCTATTGGTTGTGTCAGCATTTCCCCTGGCTCGTACTCCGCACCGCGCGTCGCGAGACGGTACGTTCGTGGCCGGCCCCCGCCGAACGTGTCGGCGACCACCACGAACGAAGCATCGTCCTCCGCTCGGCCCACGACCAACCACCACTGCCGTGTGCGATCGACGATGAGTTGAGGGCTTTCGAGCGTCGGGAGACGCTCGCGCCAGGCGACCGGGACGTTGCCCGCCCTGTTGGCCGCGACGTGCTCGGCTCGCAGCTCGAGGCTGTCGGTGCCTGCCGTGTCGAGTGCGAGCACCGTCTCGCTGTCGGCGAACACGATCTTCAAGGCGTCACTGGTCCTGAGTGCGTGCGACGGATCGCCGAACCGCCCGATGACGTATCGCGCGGCGTCGAAGGCGCGGGCCCTCTGCGGGTGATATTGCGTGATTGCAAACGCGGAGCCGTTAGGCGATGCAGCGAGGCCGAGGCCACCGCCGGGAATAGTGACCGAGCCGGCAGGCCGCAGGCTCGCCGTCGTCCATGTCAGCGAGCGCGTTCGGCCAAGGGGCCACGCGTCCCGTGTGAGCACTGCACCGAAGCCGAGCGACGCGCCACACGTCAAGACTCCCCCCGCGCGCCACCAACGCTGGGGCAGCGTCAGCAACGCTCCGCCCAGGCCGAGGAGTACCGTCACCGCCGAGATAGCGAGGGAGTTACCGATGAGCGACGCCGGGCGCTCGCTCGCGAGCGGTGCCATGCCTAACGCGACGACGACGACGACGCCCGCGAGAATGCCGATGAGGATCCATGCCTCGCGCGTGATTCTCCCTGCCGCGCCGCGGCTCGCGTCGACGCGAGCGCGTTGCGCGGCGAGCACGATTAGCGTGATGGCGACGGATACGGCGCCAAGCGCGGCGAGCTGACGCACGGGATCGGCCCAGGCGATCGCGCGCGCCGCGACAACCACTCGCGCGAGGGCAATCGAGGCCGTCGCCGCCACCGCGGCGGTGAGTGTTGGCCGAACCAGGACGACGATCAGCGGGATGACCGTGAGCCCCAGCTCTCCGGTCATCGTGAGCATAACGAGGAGCGCGAGCGCGAGCCATCGAACAGCGGGCGCGCGCGCGGGCGCCGCGGTTGGCCGGCGCTGCCCGAGCTTGACGTCGACTCGGTCCAGTGCGCCCTGGAGCGCGGCCACATCGTTGAGCGCGATAGGCGCACTCCAACTGTGACCAACGGGATCGGTCGCGACGAGCCGGCGAGCGCCACCATCCGCGGCGACGCGAAGCTCGGCGAGATCGCGGTAGGACATGGCACGATAGCTCGACGCGGCGGCGCGGAGAACGTCGAGCGCGAGCGGCGCTTGCTCGGGCACGCCCTCGAACCAGTACACGCGTTCGTTGTCGAGCGCGATCACCGTCCCCGACGGAGACCGAACAATCGCACTCACCTCGGGCATGTGCGGCTCCAGAGTACCGCCGCGCTCCCGCAAGGCCTGGATGCGCCGGGCGAGGCTCGGATGCGTGGCCGCGCGCTCGATGGCGTGCGGCCAGCGTCGCGGTACGCGGCTGTAGACGTGCAGCTTCGTCAGCGCGCGTGCGAGAGCGTTGGGATCCCCAGTAAGAACCGTCGCTCGCAGATCGCTCGCCGTTTCCGCGTCGCGGCGTTTGGCGACGCGCTTGCCTAACGTCATGATCACGACGACCGGCACGAGCCACGACGTCAGCAGTGCCGCGTCGGGGACGCCGCGCAGCAGCAACGCCGGGAGGCCTGCGGCGAGCGCGGCGAGCGCGAGGCCGGCCAACCATGAACGCCGAAGCCGGCCGCGAGTGAACTGTTCGTGATGCGCGATCTCGTGAGCGAATATCGCGGCGATCTCGTCATCGTCCATCGTTGCAACGATCGTGTCGCCTAACGCCACCGCCGGATGCGTCAGCGACGGAATCGCCAGCGCGTTCATCACGTAGCCACCCGGCGCCCCGTAGCGGTACACTTCGGGCCGGCGCGGGAGGGCGGTTCCAGCCCGTTCAACGATGGCGTCGAGTTTTGCCATGAGCTCCGGCCGCGCCGTCACCCGTAACGGAACCGCACGATGCAGCGCGAGGAAGACGCGCGCATAGTGGTGCTGCCAGAGTGCGATGACGAGCCCGAACGCGCCGCCCGTCCAAAGCGCGAGGCGCATCGCGGCGTCCGTGTTGTTCGGCTCGAGCCCGAGCGCGAGCGAGGTCACGAGCGCCGGCGCGAAGCCGGCGAGAAGCCACAATCCGAAGTGCCCGACCGACGAGAAGATCGCATACCGCAGATACGCGAGCGCGCTCCACCGCTCGCCGAACAGCCTTCGCCGAATCGGATACGACGTGAGGAGGAGCGTGATCCAGAGCAGTGGGATCGCCCACAGCGCGTCGTCCGCGAAGAGAATCGCGAGCGCGAGTGCTCCTCCGAGCGTCAGGCCGGCGAGCTTGCGTCGCCGATCGAAGAGCAGCTCGGGGAGAACCGGGTCGTCCGCGCGCGCTAGGAGCGTGCGCCCGGTCCACCAGGCTACGACCGCCGGGGCCAGCGCCAACAGCGTAGCGAGGCAAAGCGACAGAGAAGCGGACACGGGAGGCACGCCTCATAGACGAGCGAGCGGCACTCGGCGTGACGGCGAAGCTCACCAGATGTGAGCCACTACGGGCAGCCTCCACTCGAGGACGAGAGTCCCGCGCGGCACTCTCGTCTCGTTAGGGCTGCCACTCGGACCCCGGTTGCCGAGCAACGTCGATCCCTTCGCCACGGCAATGGCCACCACTCCCACGACCGTCCCGCCGACGAGAAGCGAGGTGCGCAGCTTATCGAGCCGACGCAGCTGCAGCTGTTGCACGTCTGCGCGCGGAATGACAATCCGCTGTTGTGCTTGCCGGGAGAGAGCGCCGCCCTCCGACGACGGGGCCAAAGGCAATGGGACAGCGAGGGCGATGCAGCTGTCGGCCTCCTCGAGTACGTCCCCTTCAACGGCGCGATCTCTCAATCCGACGATCGAGTCGAGCTTTTCTGCTTCTGAGCCGGAGACGCGAATGCGGACGCGGTCGCCGACTCTCGGCCCGGATGCAGGGGCCGGCGTGTACGAGAAACATGCGGAAAGCACCGCGAGCGCGGCGCCTAACGCCGCCGCGCGAGCCAACCTGCATGGATGCACGAGAAGTCTCCTCGACGAGAGGATTTGGACGAATTCCGCAAAATCGTAACGCCCGGAAGCGCTCGCCGCCATCTCTCTCCCTCCCGGCCCCCGTTCGTCCCAGCGACCTGGTTGACACCGCGCGAACTCGGGGAAATCGTATGCCTCACGCGGGTCGTCAGGCTTCACGCATTCTGAGGACACGCATCGGGGCGGTGGCGTCCGCTGGGGGCACCGGTGGGCGCTCTCGCGACTGCTCCATATCACTGCGTGAGGGGGGACGTCGTTATGGTCGCTCAGCTACGAGGAAGGACCTGCT is a window encoding:
- a CDS encoding sulfite exporter TauE/SafE family protein, translating into MQIAHLDARAILFLALGAFAVFYAAILLTGLRRTSKADESADAKAGMAALLATGFVTNFFDTLGIGSFATTTTIFRHWKLVRDEYIPGTLNVGHTLPTIVQAYIYTSIVPVDSRTLILMIVAAVLGAWLGAGVVAGWPRRRVQIGMGVTLPILAFAMLLAASQFGSLPGGGTLLGLVGPRLAIAVTANFVLGALMTIGLGLYAPCMILVSLCGMNPTTAFPIMMGSCAFLMPIASARFVRARCFDRRATIGLFAGGIPAVLIAAFIVKTLPLTAVRWLVVIVVLYTAANLLLTAYRERAGALVADSPKPEVTA
- a CDS encoding amidohydrolase translates to MRTTPLVAAILVGSVVSTAAAQQRAALPAATDSAVARNLRNEQREDPKFAPDRHEGEGPFQRLVIRGATLIDGTGGPPRGPVDIVVEGNRIVDIANVGVPRVPIDSTKRPPHAAREIDATGMYVMPGIVDLHVHQGTPQKAPESEYYNKLWLAHGITTVRGVPFASFAYSIHEKERSAKNEIVAPRYVVYQRPGTGWGQGPVTTPEQARAWVRWIKAHGADGLKLGAERPDLMAALLDEARKLSMGSTAHLQQTGVGMMNADQATALGLQTVTHFYGLFESMYDSNSVQPYPVDQNYNDEQDRFGQVARQWNLVTPHSEKWKQLLKNLKERDVTLDPTFSIYSAGRDLARKMNLPWHQKYTLPSLYAYYQPSRTNHGSYWYYWTTWDEVAFKNFYRVWMEFVNEYKNMGGKVTTGSDAGFIFSTPGFATIEEMEILQEAGFHPLEVIRSATMYGALTLAQRTGKEPEIGVVRPGMLADMLVVNANPLENLKVLYGTGWFRLNDSTGKVDQVGGVKWTIKDGIVYDAKALLADVARMVEDQRRSPTLAGQKAQ
- a CDS encoding M48 family metalloprotease — protein: MSASLSLCLATLLALAPAVVAWWTGRTLLARADDPVLPELLFDRRRKLAGLTLGGALALAILFADDALWAIPLLWITLLLTSYPIRRRLFGERWSALAYLRYAIFSSVGHFGLWLLAGFAPALVTSLALGLEPNNTDAAMRLALWTGGAFGLVIALWQHHYARVFLALHRAVPLRVTARPELMAKLDAIVERAGTALPRRPEVYRYGAPGGYVMNALAIPSLTHPAVALGDTIVATMDDDEIAAIFAHEIAHHEQFTRGRLRRSWLAGLALAALAAGLPALLLRGVPDAALLTSWLVPVVVIMTLGKRVAKRRDAETASDLRATVLTGDPNALARALTKLHVYSRVPRRWPHAIERAATHPSLARRIQALRERGGTLEPHMPEVSAIVRSPSGTVIALDNERVYWFEGVPEQAPLALDVLRAAASSYRAMSYRDLAELRVAADGGARRLVATDPVGHSWSAPIALNDVAALQGALDRVDVKLGQRRPTAAPARAPAVRWLALALLVMLTMTGELGLTVIPLIVVLVRPTLTAAVAATASIALARVVVAARAIAWADPVRQLAALGAVSVAITLIVLAAQRARVDASRGAAGRITREAWILIGILAGVVVVVALGMAPLASERPASLIGNSLAISAVTVLLGLGGALLTLPQRWWRAGGVLTCGASLGFGAVLTRDAWPLGRTRSLTWTTASLRPAGSVTIPGGGLGLAASPNGSAFAITQYHPQRARAFDAARYVIGRFGDPSHALRTSDALKIVFADSETVLALDTAGTDSLELRAEHVAANRAGNVPVAWRERLPTLESPQLIVDRTRQWWLVVGRAEDDASFVVVADTFGGGRPRTYRLATRGAEYEPGEMLTQPIAAFANGNAIWTTLGRFHTGRDAITPLLLAMTGSIRWELHSSSAAGERFLADLDGMPTCGNEIEREAALCYDRSTGATRVWWATAASKVQQIAELPPSLDLVHIESSETLSAAERFGARLLLVDATTRRGARLTLPGANVRGSGRWTADVVARGGYVMVLSAGRDGAVLSRFEVRTR